The Acidovorax sp. RAC01 genomic sequence GCGGCGCGCTGTCCGTCCACCTGGTGGGCCATGAGACGCCCGTGATGCCCGAAGCCCTGGAACTTGCGCCCACAGCCTTTCGCCTGACGCGCGTGCCCTGAGTATCGGCGGCGTGCAAGGCCAGGCGGTACAGGCCCCTGGTGTGCGTTGCGGCCCTGGCTCAATGTGGCGTGCTCCGCTCCCATCCCTCGTTGTAGTTGTAGTTGTAGCTGTGTGATGGGCATTTCGCCTTGCAGAGCATCCCGATCCAGCGCCCTGCGCATCACGCGGACTCGGTCCGCGTCGCCTTAACGCAGCGCCATGGCCTCGCCCAGCCGGATCGGCCGGGCAGGTGCCCACTGCGGGTTAAAGCGCAGCGGCCCTTGCGGGAAAAGCATCACCACGGTGGAGCCCAGCAGAAAGCGCCCCATCTCGTCGCCTTGCTGCAGGCTCACCTGGCCGGGCGCGTAGTCCCATTGCCGCTGTTTTCCGGTGCGGGGCGGGTTCACCAGGCCGTGCCATACCGTGGCCATGCTGCCCACGATGGTCGCCCCCACCAGCACCAGCACGAACGGGCCCTCTGCACTGTCGAACGCACACACCACGCGCTCGTTGCGGGCAAACAGCCCGGGTACGCCGCGGGCCGTGAGCGGGTTCACTGAAAACAGATCGCCCGGCACATGGACCATGCGGGTCAGCGTGCCATCGCACGGCATGTGAATGCGGTGGTAGTCGCGTGGGCTGAGGTACAGGGTGGCAAAGTGGCCGTTCTCGAATTTCGAGGCGAGTTGCGCGTCGCCGCCCACCAGCGCGGTGGTGGAGTACGAGTGCCCCTTCGCCTGGAAGATCTGGTCCCGCGCAATCGGGCCGAACTGGCTGATGGCCCCGTCCACCGGGCAGATCAGGTCAGCACCCACCATGGGGCGGGCCCCAGGCTTCAGCGCCCGGGTGAAGAAATCGTTGAAGGATGCGTACGCGGCAATGTCGGGCTGTTCTGCCTCGTCCATGTTCACGTTGTAGCGCGCCACAAAGCGGCGGATGGCGGCGGTGGTCAGGCCGCCCAGCCGGGCCGATGCCAGCTTGCCCGCGAGCACGGTCATCGCCTGCTTGGGCATCAGGTATTGCGGCAAAACTGCCAGACGATCAGACAAGGGCAACCTCTCGGGGACGAAAGCGGTGGATTCTATCGGTGGGCAGTGCGCGCGCGGTGCGGGCGCGCACCGTGCACCGCTGTCAGACGCCCAGGTGCTGTTCGAGCAGGCCGGGTTCGTCTTGTAGCGCCCGGGATGTGCCTTCAAACACGACCTGGCCCTTGACAAGGATGACGTTGCGGTCGGTGATCTGCGTGACGTGCTTCCAGTTCTTGTCCACGATCACGCTGCTGATGCCGCTTTCCTTGATGAGGCTGCAGATGCGCCAGATCTCGCGGGCGATCAGCGGTGCCAGGCCCTCGGTGGCCTCATCGAGGATGAGCACGTCGGGGTTGGTCATCAGCGCGCGGCCGATGGTCAGCATCTGCTGCTCGCCGCCGCTCAGCTGCTGGCCGCCGTGCCCCAGGCGCTCTTTCAGGCGCGGAAAGGTCTCCATCACGCGGTCGAAGGTCCAGTCTTCGCCGCGGGCGGCGCTGCCCGCCGCATCGCGCGCCCGGCCTGGCCGTGCGGCCATCACCAGGTTCTCGCGCACGCTCAGGTTGCCGAAAATGCCCCGGCCCTCGGGCACGTAGGCTATCCCCAGACGGGCCACCTCGTACGGCGGGCGTCCCGTCATGTCGCGGCCGGCCACGCGCACGCTGCCGCGCTCGGGCCGGACCAGGCCCACCAGCGTCTTCAGCAGCGTGCTCTTGCCCATGCCGTTGCGGCCCATGAGGCCAATGGTCTCGCCCTGGCCGATGCGAAAGTCCACCCCATGCAGGATGTGGCTGGGGCCGTAATAGGTGTGGAGCCCGCGGGCGTCGATCCAGGGTTCACTCATCGCCATGCCTTGCTGCGGCCCGGTGCACCGGAGCGCCAGAGGTGTTGCATATCGCCCGGGCCATGTCAGTGGTCCTCACCCAGGTAGGCGGCCTGCACCGCCGCGTTGGCGCGCACGTCGGCGGGCGTGCCGTGGGCGATGACTTCGCCGTTGACCATCACCGTGAGCTGGTCGGCCAGCGCAAACACGGCGTCCATGTCGTGCTCCACCAGCATGATCGCGTGCGCGGGCTTGATGCGGTTGAGCAAATCGACCATGCGCTCGGCCTCGGCCACGCCCATGCCCGCCAGCGGTTCGTCGAGCAGCACCACCGAGGGCTCGGTGGCCAGCGTCATGGCGATCTCCAGCTGGCGCTGCTCGCCGTGGCTCATGGCGCCGGCAATCGCCATGCGCCGGTTTTTCAGGCCGGAAAGCTCGATAGCGCTTTCCAGCCTTACGCTGATAGCTCTGTTTTTGATAGCGTCCGTGCGGGTGTCCGACAGCCAGCGCAGCGGGTTCCAGGGCTGTTGCGGCTCGCGCGACTGGGCAGCCAGGCGCACGTTTTCGTGCACCGTCAGGGGCAGGAAGATATTGGTCTTCTGGTAGCTGCGCCCCAGCCCCTGCCGCGAGATGCGCTCGGGCGTCCAGCCGGTCACGTCGGTCGTGCCCAGGGTGATCTTGCCCGCCGTGGGGGTCAGGTCGCCCGACAGCAGATTGGTCAGCGTGGATTTGCCCGCGCCGTTGGGGCCGATGACGGCGTGGATGCGACCGCGGTGCAGGTCCACCGACACACCATTCACGGCGGCCAGGCCGCCAAAGCGCTTGGTCAGGCCGCGGGCCGACAGGAGCAGCTCATCCATGCTGTTCGCCCCCTGCGGTGGTCTTTGCACTGGTTCCGCCGCGCAGGCGCGCAACGATGCCCAGCAGGCCGCGAGGCGCCGCCAGTACCACCAGCACGATGAAGCCGCCCATCAGCAGCTGCCAGTGCTTGGTGACGTCCTTGAAGACGTGCAGCAGATACTCGAAAGCAAACGCACCCACGATGGCTCCGGCAAAGTTGCCCATGCCGCCCAGGATGACCATCATGATGGCGTGGGCGCTCATGTGAAAGCCCATCAGCTCGGGGTTCACGTAGCCTGTTTGCGCACCCCACAGGTAGCCAGCCAGGCCTGCCAGAGCGCCCGCCACCGTGAAGGCCGTGAGCTTGTAACCGCGCGTGCCAAAACCCATGGCGCGCATGCGGTGCTCGTTGATGCGGATGCCCGACAGCGCCCGACCCAGCGGGCTCCAGAGCATGCGCCGCAGCAGCGCATACACCCCGAGCATCAGAACCAGCGTGAAGTAATAGAACGTCTTGCGGCCTTCCAGGTCAAACGGGAGCCAGCCGAACACGCTGGCATCGGGCCTGAAGTTGATGTAGATACCGTCCGAGCCGCCCAGCGCCTTGTTGTCGAAGAACAGGTAGAACACCATTTGCGCAAACGCCAGCGTCACCATGATGAAGTAGATGCCGTGCGTGCGCACCACGAAGAATCCGATGATGAGCGCCACCAGCCCCGAGCCGAGCACGGCCAGCGGCAGCGTCCACCACAGGCTGGCCGGTGCGTCGGCTGGTGTCATGAAGGCCAGCGCATAGCCGGCCACGCCAAAGTACGCGGCATGGCCCAGCGACACCAGGCCCGTCACGCCCTGCAGCAGATCCAGACTCATCGCAAAAATGCCCATGATCATCATCCGCGTGACCATCTGCACGTAAAAGTCGCTGCCGACCAGCGGGAACAGCACCAGCGCTGTAGCACCCAGCGCCAGCACAAACTGCACGCTGCGGGGCAGCACTTCGAGGTGGGCGCGGGGCGTGCTCATTGCTTGAAAAGACCTTCAGGTTTCCAAAGCAGCACGGCCGCCATCAGCATGTACACCAGCATTCCCGAGACAGACGGAAGCAACACTTTGCCAAAGGTGTCGACCAACCCGACGAGCAGCGCGGCAATGAGCGCGCCGCGCACCGAGCCAATGCCCCCGATCACCACCACCACAAAGCACATGATGAGCACGGAAGAGCCCATGTTGGGGTACACGCTGGAGACCGGCGCCGCCACCATGCCTGCCACCGCGGCCAGCCCCACGCCCAGGGCAAACACCACGGCATGCAGCAACTTGATGTTCACGCCCAGTGATTCGGCCATGCTCCGGTTGAACGCACCGGCGCGAATTTTCATGCCCAGCCGCGTTTTGGAAATCAGCAGATACAGCCCCACCGCCAGCGCGATGCACACGCCGGAGATGAACAGGCGGTACACCGGGTAGGAGAGGGTGTCCGTCAGTGCGATGGACCAGTCCAGCGCCGGGGGGATCGGAACACCATGCACATCGTCCCCCCACAGGATGGAGCGCAGCTCTTCAAAGATGTAGATCAGCCCGAACGTGAGCAGCACCTGGTCCAGGTGGTCGCGGTGGTAGAAGTGGCGAAACAGCAGCCATTCGAGCGCCAGGCCGAACATCACGGCCAGCGCCGTGCCCACCAGGATCGCAGCCGCCAGGCTGCCCAGCTGGGCCGACAGCGAGTACGCCAGGTAAGCGCCCAGCATGTAGAAGCTGCCATGGGCGAGGTTGACCACACCCATGATCCCGAAGATCAGCGTGAGTCCTGCTGCCAGCATGAAAAGCAGCAGCCCGTACTGCACGCTGTTGAGCAGCTGGATGAGGAAGGTGGCGAAGTCCATGGGGCAGGGTGTAGCGGGGCGCGGGCGGTGCTGCCGGCGTCAGGCCGCGCGGCGCGTGGCCAGCAGCAAAGAGCCCATCAAGGCGAAGAGCCCGCCCGAGACGCGGTTGAACCAGCGCATGCGGTTACCGTGGCGCAGTGCAGGTGCCAGGCGCGCCACACCTGCAGCGCACAGGCCGAGCACGGTGAATTCAAAGGCCACGAACGTACTGGCCAGCACGGCAAACTGCGGCGCCCAGGCGGCTGCCGGATCGAGGAACTGCGGGAAGAAGGCCGTGAAGAAAAGAATGGCCTTGGGGTTGCTGCCACCCACCACCAGCCCTTGGGCAAAGAGCTTGCGTGCGCTGGTGGAGGCCGGCGCGTTGATGCCACTGGCGGGCAGCTGGTCGAACACCGAACCCGTGCTGCGGAACGTCTTCACGCCCAGCCAGATCAGGTAGGCCGCCCCCAGTGCCTTCAGTACCCAGAACGCCGTTTCCGACGCAGCCAGCAGCGCGCCCAGGCCCAGCGCTGACAGCAGCATCGTGCCCAGCACGGCCGTCACGCTGCCAGCCGCTGCCGCGAGGGCCTTGCGCGGACCATGCTGCAGGGAACAGGTCATGCACATCAGCATGGTGGGCCCGGGAGAGAGCACGAGCAGCGCAACGGCGCCGAGATAGAGCAGGTAGGTACTGAGGGTCATGAAGCACACATGGAAGAAACAGGGGTCGGCACACCGGAGCGCCAAAGGAGCCAGCGGGTGCAGGGCTCTGCGGGCCGCTGGTACACCAGCAAGCCATGGCAGATTGTGAATGCACCGGCGGCGCCTGGGCGCAACGGTTGGGTGGCGAGCGTTCCTCGGGGGACTGTGTCAGGCCATGCGGCAACCGGCACCGCT encodes the following:
- the asd gene encoding archaetidylserine decarboxylase (Phosphatidylserine decarboxylase is synthesized as a single chain precursor. Generation of the pyruvoyl active site from a Ser is coupled to cleavage of a Gly-Ser bond between the larger (beta) and smaller (alpha chains). It is an integral membrane protein.); the protein is MSDRLAVLPQYLMPKQAMTVLAGKLASARLGGLTTAAIRRFVARYNVNMDEAEQPDIAAYASFNDFFTRALKPGARPMVGADLICPVDGAISQFGPIARDQIFQAKGHSYSTTALVGGDAQLASKFENGHFATLYLSPRDYHRIHMPCDGTLTRMVHVPGDLFSVNPLTARGVPGLFARNERVVCAFDSAEGPFVLVLVGATIVGSMATVWHGLVNPPRTGKQRQWDYAPGQVSLQQGDEMGRFLLGSTVVMLFPQGPLRFNPQWAPARPIRLGEAMALR
- a CDS encoding ABC transporter ATP-binding protein, coding for MSEPWIDARGLHTYYGPSHILHGVDFRIGQGETIGLMGRNGMGKSTLLKTLVGLVRPERGSVRVAGRDMTGRPPYEVARLGIAYVPEGRGIFGNLSVRENLVMAARPGRARDAAGSAARGEDWTFDRVMETFPRLKERLGHGGQQLSGGEQQMLTIGRALMTNPDVLILDEATEGLAPLIAREIWRICSLIKESGISSVIVDKNWKHVTQITDRNVILVKGQVVFEGTSRALQDEPGLLEQHLGV
- a CDS encoding ABC transporter ATP-binding protein, translating into MDELLLSARGLTKRFGGLAAVNGVSVDLHRGRIHAVIGPNGAGKSTLTNLLSGDLTPTAGKITLGTTDVTGWTPERISRQGLGRSYQKTNIFLPLTVHENVRLAAQSREPQQPWNPLRWLSDTRTDAIKNRAISVRLESAIELSGLKNRRMAIAGAMSHGEQRQLEIAMTLATEPSVVLLDEPLAGMGVAEAERMVDLLNRIKPAHAIMLVEHDMDAVFALADQLTVMVNGEVIAHGTPADVRANAAVQAAYLGEDH
- a CDS encoding branched-chain amino acid ABC transporter permease, coding for MSTPRAHLEVLPRSVQFVLALGATALVLFPLVGSDFYVQMVTRMMIMGIFAMSLDLLQGVTGLVSLGHAAYFGVAGYALAFMTPADAPASLWWTLPLAVLGSGLVALIIGFFVVRTHGIYFIMVTLAFAQMVFYLFFDNKALGGSDGIYINFRPDASVFGWLPFDLEGRKTFYYFTLVLMLGVYALLRRMLWSPLGRALSGIRINEHRMRAMGFGTRGYKLTAFTVAGALAGLAGYLWGAQTGYVNPELMGFHMSAHAIMMVILGGMGNFAGAIVGAFAFEYLLHVFKDVTKHWQLLMGGFIVLVVLAAPRGLLGIVARLRGGTSAKTTAGGEQHG
- a CDS encoding branched-chain amino acid ABC transporter permease, encoding MDFATFLIQLLNSVQYGLLLFMLAAGLTLIFGIMGVVNLAHGSFYMLGAYLAYSLSAQLGSLAAAILVGTALAVMFGLALEWLLFRHFYHRDHLDQVLLTFGLIYIFEELRSILWGDDVHGVPIPPALDWSIALTDTLSYPVYRLFISGVCIALAVGLYLLISKTRLGMKIRAGAFNRSMAESLGVNIKLLHAVVFALGVGLAAVAGMVAAPVSSVYPNMGSSVLIMCFVVVVIGGIGSVRGALIAALLVGLVDTFGKVLLPSVSGMLVYMLMAAVLLWKPEGLFKQ
- a CDS encoding LysE family translocator, which gives rise to MTLSTYLLYLGAVALLVLSPGPTMLMCMTCSLQHGPRKALAAAAGSVTAVLGTMLLSALGLGALLAASETAFWVLKALGAAYLIWLGVKTFRSTGSVFDQLPASGINAPASTSARKLFAQGLVVGGSNPKAILFFTAFFPQFLDPAAAWAPQFAVLASTFVAFEFTVLGLCAAGVARLAPALRHGNRMRWFNRVSGGLFALMGSLLLATRRAA